One uncultured Draconibacterium sp. genomic window, CAAGCAGTACAAAAATAGCACGGAAGATGTTTTTTCTTTACAAGCCGAAGTGGCTAAAAATATTGCTGAGGAGATTCAGGTGATTATTACTCCGGAGGAAGTGCATCGGATTGAGAAAAAACCGACAAACGATTTGGTTGCCTACGATTTGTTTTTGCAGGGGCTCGACCTTTTAAACAAACCGACTCCTGAAAATCTGGAAAAATCAATTCCGCTTTTTTCGAAAGCCATTCAGCAGGATCAGGAGTTTGCACGTGCATATGCCGCCATTGCTATTGCTTATTATCTTTTAGACGAAGGAAAAGCCGAAAAGGAATTCTCCGATTCCATAAATTATTATTCGGACCAGGCCATGTTTTACGATTCGAAATTGCCACAAAGTTTAATTGCGAAAGCCCTTTTTTATATGGAACATTACGAGTATGAGTTGGCTGTTCCGTATTTCGAAAAATCACTGGAGGTAAGTCCAAACAACGATCTTGTTTTAGTCTTTTTAGTTGATTTATACGTCAATCATTTACCCAATTCGGAAAAATACCTTGAATATGCCTTAAAAGGGCTTGAAGTTGATATTGTTGCTGCTTACGATTCGGCAACCGCAAGTTACAGCTATTTACACATCAGTAATGCTTTTATTCAAGCAGGTTTTGTTGATGAAGCTGAAAAGTACATTGACAGATCACTCGAATATTTTCCGGGTAATTTGTACTCGGAATACCTGAAGGCTTATATTTTGTATGCAAAGAATAAGGATTTAAATGAATTAAAAGACTTGTTACTGGCCACCTTTGATAAAGATAAAAGCCGGCTTGATATCCTTCAGGAAGTGGCAAAAGCTTATTATTATCTAGGCGATTATCAAACTTCGTATATATATTATAAAAAGTTTACGGAGTTACGAGAGGCCTATAATCTTGAAATATACAATTCAGAGAATGCAAAAATAGCCTATGTTTTTGATCGGGTGGGAGAGAAAGAGTTGTCGGAAAAATACCTCGAAAAATTTAAGTCGGATGCAGATAATATGCAGTCGATTTACAAACATTACAACCTGGCCATTTATTATTCTTTCAAAGGAGAAACCGAAAAAGCCATTGACCACTTAAAACTATTTTCAGAAGAAGACAATTTTCATTTTTGGACAATTCTATTTACGCCCATTGAACCACTGGTCGAGAACGTGAAAAAGCATCCTGATTATAAAAAGGTATTTTCCCTGCTCGAAAAAAAATTCAGGCAAAATCATAAACGCATTGAAGCTTCTTTAAATGCTAAAGGACTTCTGTAAAATCAGCATCTAGCTGTTTTCTCCTTTTAATTGCAAAAACCATAAAAGAGATGCAATTCCTGAAGGAAGTATTCCTGTTGTATGCGTAGCTCCGGCGAGTGGAAGCAGGGTGACTACATTAGTACTTGATCCCGACGTAATAAAATCGGCATATAAATTCGAAGTTACAATTGGCGGTACAAAGTCATCTGCCGTTCCGTGCAAAAGTAAAGTTGGAGTCGATGTAAAATAGGCTTGCACACTGTTTTCCTCCAACATGTCTTTAATTCCTGAGAATTTAGCATCTGTTGTCCAGTTACTGATGTAATCAGCCGTAAAAAAGTCGGGCATCGAAGTCGTCAGCTGCGCATTTATCTCGTCGCCTGATTTAGTTCCATCATACAACGTTGGAATAAGTCCGGCGTACGGATCCTGAAGTACATCATTAATAGATGTATTCAGTTCCAGATTGATGTAGCTGTTAAATATGTAGCCTAAAAAGTAAGGCATCGGGTAAGTTGTTAATCCGGTAACGTATTCGTTAATGGTAGTTAAATCATAAGGCCCGGCACCGCAAGCACTCGCCTTCAAATCAAACTCTGACGAGAATTGCGATTCTATTGCCTTTTGCAAACACATGGTTGCCCATCCGCCTTGCGAGTAACCCGAAATGTATAAATCCTGTGTTGAGCTGATTGAGTTTTCTTCGGCTACCATTTCTTCAACCGCACGCAGCATATCCATAACCGTTTGTATAGTCGATTCCTTGTGAAGGTATGGATGAAACATATCATCGGCTTCACCAAAACCAAGGTAATCGGGTAAGGTGATTATAAATCCGGTTGAGCCCATCATTTCCAGAATCTGAAATAGTTTGTTGTTGGTGTCAACAGTTGGTGCAGCACTGTGCAAGGTATTTGTTCCGTTCTGATAACTCAAAATGGGATAACTTCCATCCTGATCAGGCAAACATACAATTCCTGAAGCCGTTTTGGCTTCTCCGTTAAATTCAGTGTTATAAATAATTTTGTACACTTTAACTCCCGATTCAATGTGCGTTAAAATTTCTTCCAATTGAGCGCTTTGTTCGGGATACAATATCGAAGCTAAAGTTAGATATGCAGAAATGTCAGCCTTACTGTACGATGTCACCAGTTTCGACTCAACAAAATAGGTGTTTTCACTTGGAACTTCTACATCGTCCATGCTATTGTCGCACGAAACTGAAACAAACAGAACAAGGAAAAAATAGAGTGTGTAACGTAATAGTTTTGTATTCATGGCTTGTGGTATTTCGATTTAATAAGTCAAATTTAGTGTAAA contains:
- a CDS encoding helix-turn-helix domain-containing protein; this encodes MPNSRSDKNDFIEKITLIIEENISNEQFGVSELADAIGMSRSNLLRKVKKHTDLSVSQFIRNIRLTLAKELLEDTSYTVSEISYKVGFGSPSYFIKCFGDLYGYPPGETTKMEQEEVATEVPEIKSVKTKGWLKWTLIGLLVIVFGYLISISGVFESETSTAAKTKPAKKSIAVLPFINDSNDSSNVYFINGLMESTLNNLQKIEDLRVISRTSVEKYRRNLITTPEIAKELDVTYLIEGSGQKIGNQILLNIQLIEAATDNHLWSKQYKNSTEDVFSLQAEVAKNIAEEIQVIITPEEVHRIEKKPTNDLVAYDLFLQGLDLLNKPTPENLEKSIPLFSKAIQQDQEFARAYAAIAIAYYLLDEGKAEKEFSDSINYYSDQAMFYDSKLPQSLIAKALFYMEHYEYELAVPYFEKSLEVSPNNDLVLVFLVDLYVNHLPNSEKYLEYALKGLEVDIVAAYDSATASYSYLHISNAFIQAGFVDEAEKYIDRSLEYFPGNLYSEYLKAYILYAKNKDLNELKDLLLATFDKDKSRLDILQEVAKAYYYLGDYQTSYIYYKKFTELREAYNLEIYNSENAKIAYVFDRVGEKELSEKYLEKFKSDADNMQSIYKHYNLAIYYSFKGETEKAIDHLKLFSEEDNFHFWTILFTPIEPLVENVKKHPDYKKVFSLLEKKFRQNHKRIEASLNAKGLL
- a CDS encoding lipase family protein, with the translated sequence MNTKLLRYTLYFFLVLFVSVSCDNSMDDVEVPSENTYFVESKLVTSYSKADISAYLTLASILYPEQSAQLEEILTHIESGVKVYKIIYNTEFNGEAKTASGIVCLPDQDGSYPILSYQNGTNTLHSAAPTVDTNNKLFQILEMMGSTGFIITLPDYLGFGEADDMFHPYLHKESTIQTVMDMLRAVEEMVAEENSISSTQDLYISGYSQGGWATMCLQKAIESQFSSEFDLKASACGAGPYDLTTINEYVTGLTTYPMPYFLGYIFNSYINLELNTSINDVLQDPYAGLIPTLYDGTKSGDEINAQLTTSMPDFFTADYISNWTTDAKFSGIKDMLEENSVQAYFTSTPTLLLHGTADDFVPPIVTSNLYADFITSGSSTNVVTLLPLAGATHTTGILPSGIASLLWFLQLKGENS